A window from Gemmatimonadaceae bacterium encodes these proteins:
- a CDS encoding PQQ-binding-like beta-propeller repeat protein → MFRRCTPLAAVAALALAAASAPLTNPLHAQHVRPSTAPGGNGRVTLPNARGNVDGEWRVWGADAWSSRYSPLDQINASNFGSLQMAWQWDAGAFGADEYYRTTPLYANGRLFTVATTRRVAMAIDPETGETLWSYRLEEGIRWQKAPRQFAGRGLTYWTDGTIERIIVTTPGYHLVSLDARTGIPDPRFGVNGVVDLQNGLGFPLVPLAVDDSGPLIISDAAPLRRAKPGEGWDPVTRTGADGSVGIDPVNGQIAISSPAIMVNDVIVLGNSSIHGYYPIRVRNLPGFIRGFDVRTGRQLWKFNLVPQPGEFGAETWENGSKIGTEGVGKNDAWATYSADPELGLVYIPVGMPLMDEYGGHRPGNNLYGNSLVAIDAKTGRRRWHFQMVHHDIWDYDTPMAPNLFDAVVDGRQRKVISQSTKQGWLYTFDRATGEPIWPIVETPVMASDVPGERASPTQPIPTKPAPYAQQGLEEEDVIDWTPAIRDSALAMARKCRMGPYFIPAVLSDGSSPTGTRCSWYAPGASGGVNIDGGAGVDLETGMMYVAALSGLSTITLQKDPCSEFRYSSPRDNCGLIGALEPPEGYVAPESRGGGFGGRAAASNLHGVSILKPAELGGITAYDMKSGDKRWWIPNGGMVPQRSNDPLFAGVTIPPRPASGQAQLIVTKSLLIYGTGRSGGVPGATPMLYAVDKATGRQVGAVEIPSRTTAMPMTFMHRGKQYIVFATGAGSSTSLVALRLP, encoded by the coding sequence ATGTTCCGTCGCTGCACGCCACTGGCCGCTGTCGCGGCCCTCGCCCTCGCCGCCGCGAGCGCGCCGCTCACCAATCCGCTCCACGCGCAGCACGTGCGCCCGAGCACCGCGCCAGGCGGCAACGGCCGCGTCACGCTGCCGAACGCCCGCGGGAACGTGGACGGCGAATGGCGCGTCTGGGGCGCCGACGCCTGGAGTTCGCGCTACTCGCCGCTGGACCAGATCAACGCGTCGAACTTCGGCAGCCTGCAGATGGCCTGGCAGTGGGACGCCGGCGCCTTCGGTGCGGACGAGTACTATCGCACGACTCCGCTCTACGCCAACGGCCGGCTCTTCACCGTCGCCACCACGCGTCGCGTGGCGATGGCAATCGATCCCGAGACCGGCGAGACTCTCTGGAGCTATCGCCTCGAGGAAGGCATCCGCTGGCAGAAGGCCCCGCGCCAGTTCGCCGGCCGCGGCCTCACGTATTGGACCGACGGCACCATCGAGCGCATCATCGTCACGACGCCCGGATACCATCTGGTGTCGCTCGACGCGCGCACCGGCATTCCCGACCCGCGCTTCGGCGTGAACGGCGTCGTGGACCTGCAGAACGGCCTTGGCTTCCCGCTGGTGCCGCTCGCGGTTGATGACAGCGGGCCACTCATCATCTCCGACGCCGCACCGCTGCGCCGCGCGAAGCCCGGCGAAGGATGGGACCCCGTCACGCGCACCGGGGCCGACGGCTCCGTCGGCATCGACCCGGTGAACGGCCAGATCGCCATCTCGTCGCCGGCCATCATGGTCAACGACGTCATCGTGCTCGGCAACTCCAGCATCCACGGCTATTACCCGATCCGCGTGCGCAACCTGCCGGGCTTCATCCGCGGCTTCGACGTGCGCACGGGGCGACAGCTCTGGAAGTTCAATCTCGTCCCGCAACCGGGAGAGTTCGGCGCCGAGACCTGGGAGAATGGCTCGAAGATCGGCACGGAAGGCGTGGGCAAGAACGACGCGTGGGCCACCTACTCGGCGGACCCAGAACTCGGGCTGGTCTACATCCCCGTCGGCATGCCGCTGATGGACGAGTACGGCGGCCATCGGCCGGGCAACAATCTCTACGGCAACTCGCTGGTCGCAATCGACGCCAAGACGGGCCGTCGCCGCTGGCACTTCCAGATGGTGCACCACGACATCTGGGACTATGACACGCCGATGGCGCCGAACCTCTTCGATGCCGTGGTGGACGGCCGTCAGCGCAAGGTGATCTCGCAGAGCACCAAGCAGGGCTGGCTGTACACGTTCGATCGTGCGACGGGCGAGCCGATCTGGCCGATTGTCGAGACGCCGGTGATGGCCAGCGACGTGCCCGGCGAGCGCGCATCGCCCACGCAGCCGATTCCGACCAAGCCGGCACCCTACGCGCAGCAAGGGCTAGAAGAAGAAGACGTGATTGACTGGACGCCCGCCATTCGCGACTCGGCGCTCGCAATGGCGCGGAAGTGCCGCATGGGCCCGTACTTCATCCCGGCGGTGCTCTCCGATGGCAGCAGCCCGACGGGCACGCGCTGCTCTTGGTACGCGCCCGGCGCCTCGGGCGGCGTGAACATCGACGGCGGCGCCGGCGTGGACCTCGAGACGGGGATGATGTACGTCGCCGCCCTGAGCGGACTCTCGACGATCACGCTGCAGAAGGACCCCTGCTCCGAGTTCCGCTACAGCTCGCCGCGCGACAACTGCGGCCTAATCGGCGCGCTGGAGCCACCTGAGGGCTACGTGGCGCCGGAATCCCGCGGCGGCGGCTTCGGTGGCCGCGCGGCGGCCTCCAACCTCCACGGGGTGTCGATCCTGAAGCCGGCCGAGCTCGGCGGCATCACGGCCTACGACATGAAGTCGGGCGACAAGCGTTGGTGGATCCCGAACGGCGGCATGGTCCCGCAGCGCAGCAACGACCCGCTCTTCGCCGGCGTGACAATCCCGCCGCGTCCCGCCAGCGGCCAGGCGCAACTCATCGTCACCAAGTCGCTGTTGATCTACGGCACGGGCCGTTCGGGCGGCGTCCCTGGCGCCACGCCGATGCTCTACGCGGTCGACAAGGCTACGGGCCGTCAGGTCGGTGCCGTGGAGATTCCTTCGCGCACCACGGCGATGCCGATGACGTTCATGCATCGTGGGAAGCAGTACATCGTGTTTGCGACTGGGGCTGGCTCTTCGACTTCATTGGTGGCGCTCAGGCTGCCGTGA
- a CDS encoding HupE/UreJ family protein, which yields MLYLPAVMHQPPAQPSRPLTPRPASAFPFPFARIDASAFRAVTLGILLLLFAGLPRHAAAHEIPARVAVRAFVVPRDTVLTVLVRVPLEAMRDVIEPTRPDGSLDLVAVRELLPGLAKTWIADAIGLRANGEAIGSPRVLRARLALPSDRSFDSYEAALASFDAPLLDNAIAIPWQQPLLDVWLEAPIPAADADLALNPALARLGIRTTSVVHLVLPTGETRSLSYVGDPGVIALDPAWWQSGAQFLVDGFRHILGGFDHLLFVFCLVLPIRRWRPLLALVTSFTVAHSVTLGAAALGVVPRAAWFPPLVELLIAASIVWLAVENVLLPPERLERRWRVAFAFGLIHGFGFSFALGEQLQFAGANLMTALAAFNIGVEAGQLLVVALLVPLLARLMEALPAERRHLAVWVGSALVAHEAWHWMTARFSAFAAYDLRVSLPAADTSLALGLVRLALLLSVTAIAALAVREVSTRLLRPES from the coding sequence ATGCTATATCTCCCCGCCGTGATGCACCAGCCGCCTGCCCAGCCAAGTCGACCGCTGACGCCGCGCCCCGCGTCCGCGTTCCCGTTCCCGTTCGCGCGAATCGATGCGTCGGCGTTCCGTGCCGTGACGTTGGGCATCTTGCTGCTGCTCTTCGCCGGTCTGCCGCGTCACGCGGCGGCGCACGAAATCCCCGCCCGCGTCGCCGTCCGCGCGTTCGTGGTCCCGCGCGACACCGTGCTTACGGTGCTCGTGCGCGTGCCGTTGGAGGCGATGCGCGACGTCATCGAGCCCACGCGGCCGGACGGATCGCTGGACCTCGTCGCTGTACGCGAGCTGCTGCCGGGGCTGGCCAAGACCTGGATTGCCGACGCCATTGGTCTGCGAGCCAACGGCGAGGCGATTGGCTCGCCCCGCGTGCTGCGGGCACGTCTCGCGTTGCCCAGCGACCGCTCGTTCGACTCGTACGAAGCCGCGCTGGCATCGTTCGACGCCCCGCTGCTCGACAACGCGATCGCCATTCCTTGGCAGCAACCGCTCCTGGACGTCTGGCTCGAGGCGCCGATACCCGCTGCTGACGCGGACCTCGCGCTCAACCCTGCCTTGGCAAGGCTCGGAATCCGTACGACCAGCGTCGTGCATCTCGTCCTTCCTACAGGCGAAACGCGCAGCCTCTCGTACGTCGGTGACCCCGGCGTGATCGCGCTGGACCCGGCGTGGTGGCAGAGCGGCGCGCAGTTCCTGGTGGACGGCTTTCGCCACATCCTCGGCGGATTCGATCACCTGCTGTTCGTGTTCTGCCTGGTGCTGCCCATTCGTCGTTGGCGACCGCTGCTGGCGCTGGTGACGAGTTTCACCGTGGCGCACTCGGTCACCCTCGGCGCCGCGGCGCTCGGCGTGGTCCCGCGCGCCGCGTGGTTCCCGCCGCTTGTCGAGCTGCTCATCGCTGCGTCGATTGTGTGGCTCGCGGTGGAGAACGTGCTGCTTCCTCCGGAGCGCCTGGAGCGGCGATGGCGCGTGGCGTTTGCCTTCGGGCTCATCCACGGCTTCGGTTTCTCGTTCGCGCTCGGCGAGCAGTTGCAGTTCGCGGGGGCCAACCTGATGACGGCGCTCGCGGCCTTCAACATCGGCGTGGAGGCGGGGCAACTGCTGGTCGTGGCGCTGCTGGTCCCGCTGCTCGCACGCCTGATGGAGGCACTGCCGGCAGAGCGGCGGCACCTTGCAGTCTGGGTGGGGTCCGCCCTGGTGGCGCACGAGGCCTGGCACTGGATGACCGCACGATTCTCCGCCTTCGCAGCGTACGACCTCCGCGTCAGTCTTCCCGCCGCCGACACATCGCTGGCGCTCGGCTTGGTGCGCCTCGCCCTGCTATTGTCCGTCACTGCCATCGCGGCGCTCGCCGTGCGCGAGGTCTCGACGCGACTGCTCCGACCTGAATCCTGA
- a CDS encoding cytochrome c, with the protein MTAWISALASFVAVFAFAAAPERPAPTTRHATRGVGALTAFAFDTTRSTANGVYTRQQADAGRDLFALACQSCHAPLQHSGPPFMGKWRGRSVADLFTYLRREMPQTDPGTMTNDEYANLTAYILRINAMPPGNVPLSTDSLTLHRIRIDTLP; encoded by the coding sequence ATGACTGCCTGGATCTCTGCCCTCGCTTCATTCGTCGCGGTGTTTGCGTTTGCCGCTGCCCCTGAGAGGCCTGCGCCAACGACGCGCCACGCGACTCGAGGCGTTGGCGCCCTCACCGCGTTCGCCTTCGACACCACCCGCAGCACCGCCAACGGCGTCTACACGCGCCAGCAGGCCGATGCGGGCCGCGACCTGTTCGCGCTCGCTTGCCAGTCCTGCCACGCCCCACTCCAGCACTCCGGCCCGCCCTTCATGGGCAAGTGGCGCGGCCGCAGCGTCGCCGACCTGTTCACGTATCTCCGCCGCGAGATGCCGCAGACCGATCCCGGCACGATGACCAACGACGAGTACGCCAACCTCACCGCGTACATCCTGCGCATCAACGCAATGCCGCCGGGGAACGTCCCTCTATCCACAGATTCGTTGACGCTGCATCGTATCCGCATCGACACACTGCCGTAG